One window of Solwaraspora sp. WMMA2056 genomic DNA carries:
- a CDS encoding DUF624 domain-containing protein — translation MNDLVAAQRQFGTGPLSRVAAIVYRLIVVELLLLAAVAPGLVPALLLARDPSNIPLYALCAVPLGPALSAALYALAQHRPDITDLNPAADFWRGYRTNLGATLRLWLPLLGGLTVVAVNLAYFDAAGVPTWWAVLLVLIALAATVWGGTALVITSLFAFRTRDVARLAAHFLTRTPSTSLGVLALTVVAAGITAYTSEAVLALAGSVLTLLLLRTSRPMTTAIEKEFVR, via the coding sequence ATGAACGACCTCGTCGCCGCGCAGCGGCAGTTCGGCACCGGCCCGCTGTCGCGGGTCGCCGCCATCGTCTACCGGCTGATCGTCGTCGAGCTGCTGCTGCTCGCGGCTGTCGCGCCCGGACTGGTGCCGGCGCTGCTGCTGGCCCGCGACCCCAGCAACATCCCGCTGTACGCGCTCTGCGCGGTGCCGCTCGGCCCGGCACTGTCCGCCGCCCTGTACGCCCTCGCCCAGCACCGTCCGGACATCACCGACCTGAACCCGGCCGCCGACTTCTGGCGCGGCTACCGCACCAACCTCGGCGCGACACTGCGGCTCTGGCTGCCGCTGCTGGGCGGACTGACCGTCGTCGCGGTCAACCTGGCCTACTTCGACGCGGCCGGCGTACCGACCTGGTGGGCGGTGCTGCTGGTGCTGATCGCGCTGGCCGCGACGGTGTGGGGCGGTACCGCCCTGGTGATCACCTCGCTGTTCGCGTTCCGCACCCGGGACGTGGCCCGGCTCGCCGCCCACTTCCTGACCCGTACGCCGAGCACCTCCCTCGGGGTGCTGGCGCTGACGGTGGTGGCGGCCGGAATCACCGCGTACACCTCGGAGGCGGTGCTGGCGCTGGCCGGTTCGGTGCTGACCCTGCTGCTGCTGCGCACCAGCCGACCGATGACCACGGCGATCGAGAAGGAGTTCGTCCGGTGA
- a CDS encoding beta-galactosidase, translating into MTLPDVAKLPYGGDYNPEQWPEDVWKDDYRLFDAARIDTVTIGVFVWGLNQPGPGVYDFSRFDRIVERAVAEGRQICLATGTAAHPAWMARAHPDVTRVDFSGRRHRFGQRHNSCPCSPTYRRLSTELARRVAQRYARTPGLVAWHVNNEYGGACYCELCAANFRLWLRERYGSLDALNAAWYTTFWSHTFTEWGQIEPPSALTEHWRGPDHTAFQGITLDYLRFMSDAMLANFVDEKAAIREASPDVPVTTNFMGMYRPIDYHRWAEHLDFVSWDNYPPDDRSAARMALTHDLMRGLKGGQPFWLMEQTPSVTACRDVNPLKRPGILRLWSWQAVAHGADAVLYFQLRAGRGASEKYHGAVIGHAGRADTRVFTEVAALGAELDRLGGATLGARTPAQVAILFDWDSWWALEISDGPSRLVRYQQVMLAYHRALWDAGIDVDVVPVTADLTGYDVVLAPALHMVRDDLAARLAEVAQQGGTVLGTYLSGRVDENDQAFLADVPGPLAPLMGIRIDEWDARDADVVNPVALTVDGAEPIVAAATLLFELVVPQGAEVVGTYQADFYAGTPAVTRNRFGAGEGWYVATGLDQAGVSWVVRRILDRHGLLGPYAEVPQLESTVRVTPDGARIRFLLNHGEEPVELSACAAGVDLLTGDRVAAGAPLHLDRYGVLVLREEN; encoded by the coding sequence GTGACGCTGCCCGACGTCGCGAAGCTCCCGTACGGCGGCGACTACAACCCGGAACAGTGGCCCGAGGACGTCTGGAAGGACGACTACCGGCTGTTCGACGCCGCCCGGATCGACACCGTCACCATCGGGGTCTTCGTCTGGGGGCTCAACCAGCCCGGACCCGGGGTGTATGACTTCTCCCGCTTCGACCGCATCGTCGAGCGGGCGGTCGCCGAAGGCCGGCAGATCTGCCTGGCCACCGGCACCGCCGCCCACCCTGCCTGGATGGCCCGCGCGCACCCCGACGTGACCCGCGTCGACTTCTCCGGTCGCCGGCACCGGTTCGGCCAACGACACAACTCCTGCCCGTGCTCGCCGACGTACCGCCGGCTCTCCACCGAGCTGGCCCGCCGCGTCGCGCAACGCTACGCGCGGACCCCGGGCCTGGTCGCCTGGCACGTCAACAACGAGTACGGCGGCGCCTGCTACTGCGAACTGTGCGCCGCCAACTTCCGGCTCTGGCTGCGCGAGCGCTACGGCAGCCTCGACGCGCTCAACGCCGCCTGGTACACCACTTTCTGGTCGCACACCTTCACCGAATGGGGCCAGATCGAGCCGCCGTCGGCGTTGACCGAACACTGGCGCGGACCCGACCACACCGCCTTCCAGGGCATCACCCTCGACTACCTGCGGTTCATGTCGGACGCGATGCTGGCCAACTTCGTCGACGAGAAGGCGGCGATCCGCGAGGCCAGCCCCGACGTCCCGGTGACCACCAACTTCATGGGCATGTACCGGCCGATCGACTACCACCGGTGGGCCGAGCACCTGGACTTCGTGTCCTGGGACAACTATCCGCCCGACGACCGGTCGGCGGCCCGGATGGCGCTCACCCACGACCTGATGCGCGGGCTCAAGGGCGGCCAGCCGTTCTGGCTGATGGAGCAGACGCCGAGCGTCACCGCCTGCCGCGACGTCAACCCGCTGAAACGCCCCGGCATTCTGCGGCTGTGGAGCTGGCAGGCGGTGGCGCACGGTGCCGACGCGGTCCTCTACTTTCAGCTGCGGGCCGGCCGGGGCGCCAGCGAGAAGTACCACGGCGCGGTGATCGGCCACGCCGGCCGCGCCGACACCCGGGTCTTCACCGAGGTGGCCGCGCTCGGCGCCGAGCTGGACCGGCTCGGTGGGGCGACCCTCGGTGCCCGCACCCCCGCCCAGGTGGCGATCCTGTTCGACTGGGACAGCTGGTGGGCGTTGGAGATCTCCGACGGCCCGTCCCGGCTGGTCCGCTACCAGCAGGTGATGCTCGCCTACCACCGGGCGCTGTGGGACGCCGGGATCGACGTCGACGTCGTCCCGGTCACCGCCGACCTGACCGGCTACGACGTGGTGCTCGCGCCGGCCCTGCACATGGTCAGAGACGATCTCGCGGCCCGCCTGGCGGAGGTGGCCCAGCAGGGTGGCACCGTGCTGGGAACCTACCTGTCCGGGCGGGTCGACGAAAACGACCAGGCGTTCCTGGCCGACGTGCCGGGGCCGCTGGCACCGCTGATGGGAATCCGGATCGACGAGTGGGACGCCCGCGACGCCGACGTGGTCAACCCGGTGGCGTTGACGGTGGACGGCGCGGAGCCGATCGTGGCTGCCGCCACCCTGCTGTTCGAGTTGGTCGTCCCGCAGGGGGCCGAGGTGGTCGGCACCTATCAGGCCGATTTCTACGCCGGCACCCCGGCGGTCACCCGCAACCGGTTCGGCGCCGGCGAAGGCTGGTACGTGGCCACCGGGCTCGACCAGGCCGGGGTGTCCTGGGTGGTCCGCCGGATCCTCGACCGGCACGGGCTGCTCGGCCCGTACGCCGAGGTGCCGCAGCTGGAGTCCACGGTGCGGGTCACCCCGGACGGTGCCCGGATCCGGTTCCTGCTCAACCACGGCGAGGAACCGGTCGAGCTGTCGGCCTGCGCGGCCGGGGTCGACCTGTTGACCGGGGACCGGGTCGCCGCCGGCGCACCGCTGCACCTGGACCGGTACGGCGTACTGGTGCTGCGCGAGGAGAACTGA
- a CDS encoding FAD-dependent oxidoreductase, with product MVSRRTALRAGAVAGLVPTVGLLGRPAGAVPTPSGAPLPAPSDQPSQVRPQDPDIGVRPGDRPLPDLPEAQWDALQRRLSPAATLYRRGGASYEALSIPFNHRYANVRPAAILAAGTPDDVAVAVNWARDVGMPLVPRSSLGHNYAGYSTTPGLLLVASRLRDIAVAPNPAPAPPQRYGPVEVTPDAGLLTVAAGVVNADLRPLLQRQGIFVPAGRCPTVGVAGLVLGGGIGFSDKMFGLTCDRLAATAVVLADGTTTTCDENTEPDLFWACRGGAGNNFGVNTAFTFRYVRLQGEVAYFQLRWGADSMAAALAAMQHVAAARVADRRFDCRIGAGVTLDADGNRQVFADALGQFYGYADELAAILAPALAIGTAAERTANRASIRQVTPAQAAELLSATTPVQQFAVKSAVLRAPLDDARLATLVAGLRQWPGSRNPDGAGVALFCMGGRINDVPPAATAFVHRDALFIMAAEASWADDDPPATEVASVSWLTALYDALLVGQPPQGAYQNFPDPDLADWRRAYYGDNYQRLVEVKRKYDPTDFFTYPQGIGSCGSVDGYANRWCPR from the coding sequence ATGGTGAGCAGACGGACGGCGTTACGGGCCGGAGCGGTGGCGGGTCTGGTCCCGACGGTCGGGCTGCTCGGGCGGCCCGCCGGGGCCGTACCGACCCCGTCGGGTGCACCGCTGCCGGCCCCGTCGGACCAACCGTCGCAGGTCCGGCCGCAGGACCCGGACATCGGGGTCCGCCCCGGTGACCGGCCGTTGCCAGACCTACCGGAGGCGCAGTGGGACGCGCTGCAGCGGCGGCTGTCGCCGGCCGCGACCCTCTACCGGCGGGGCGGGGCGAGCTACGAGGCGCTGAGCATCCCGTTCAACCACCGGTACGCCAACGTCCGACCGGCGGCGATCCTGGCCGCCGGCACCCCGGACGACGTCGCGGTGGCCGTCAACTGGGCCCGCGACGTCGGCATGCCGCTGGTGCCCCGGTCGAGCCTCGGCCACAACTACGCCGGCTACTCGACCACCCCCGGCCTGCTGCTGGTGGCGAGCCGACTGCGCGACATCGCCGTGGCACCGAACCCGGCGCCGGCACCACCGCAGCGGTACGGCCCGGTCGAGGTCACCCCGGACGCCGGACTGCTGACCGTGGCGGCCGGCGTCGTCAACGCCGATCTGCGTCCACTGCTGCAACGGCAGGGCATCTTCGTACCGGCCGGCCGCTGCCCGACGGTCGGGGTGGCCGGGCTGGTCCTCGGCGGCGGCATCGGGTTCAGCGACAAGATGTTCGGGCTGACCTGTGACCGGCTGGCGGCCACGGCCGTGGTGCTGGCCGACGGCACGACGACGACCTGTGACGAGAACACCGAACCGGACCTGTTCTGGGCCTGCCGGGGCGGGGCCGGCAACAACTTCGGCGTCAACACCGCCTTCACCTTCCGGTACGTGCGGTTGCAGGGCGAGGTCGCGTACTTCCAGCTGCGCTGGGGCGCCGACAGCATGGCGGCGGCGTTGGCGGCGATGCAGCACGTCGCCGCAGCCCGGGTCGCCGACCGGCGCTTCGACTGCCGGATCGGCGCCGGGGTGACCCTCGACGCGGACGGCAACCGCCAGGTCTTCGCCGACGCGCTCGGCCAGTTCTACGGGTACGCCGACGAACTGGCCGCGATCCTCGCCCCGGCGTTGGCGATCGGCACCGCGGCCGAACGCACCGCCAACCGGGCCAGCATCCGTCAGGTCACCCCGGCCCAGGCGGCGGAGCTGCTGTCGGCGACCACCCCGGTGCAGCAGTTCGCGGTCAAGTCGGCGGTGCTACGCGCCCCGCTGGACGATGCCCGGTTGGCGACCCTGGTGGCCGGGCTGCGGCAGTGGCCGGGCAGCCGTAACCCTGACGGCGCCGGGGTGGCGCTGTTCTGCATGGGCGGGCGGATCAACGACGTACCGCCGGCCGCGACCGCGTTCGTGCACCGCGACGCCCTGTTCATCATGGCCGCCGAGGCCAGCTGGGCCGACGACGACCCGCCGGCGACCGAGGTGGCCAGCGTCAGCTGGTTGACCGCGCTGTACGACGCGCTGCTCGTCGGGCAGCCGCCGCAGGGTGCGTACCAGAACTTTCCGGACCCGGACCTGGCCGACTGGCGGCGGGCCTACTACGGCGACAACTACCAGCGGCTGGTCGAGGTCAAGCGCAAGTACGACCCGACCGACTTCTTCACCTATCCGCAGGGCATCGGCTCCTGTGGTTCCGTCGACGGCTACGCCAACCGCTGGTGTCCCCGGTGA
- the katG gene encoding catalase/peroxidase HPI, with translation MSDMQDNAPTSAQGVEKMSAAGCPVAHDSVTSHGSESENPAIDSPTPKTGGRPRTNRDWWPNQLDLSVLHAHSPKGNPLGPDFSYAAEFTKLDVEALKRDIVEVLTTSQDWWPADFGHYGGLMIRLSWHAAGTYRIEDGRGGAGDGGQRFAPLNSWPDNANLDKARRLLWPVKAKYGQKISWADLLVLAGNVALESMGFKTFGFGFGREDVWEPEEIFWGPEDTWLGDARYLSEKEMSTGVGATEMGLIYVNPEGPRGNADPLAAAHFIRETFARMAMNDEETVALIAGGHTFGKTHGAGNADQHVGPEPEGAPLEAQGLGWLSTYGSGKGGDTITSGLEVTWTDKPTQWSNRFFEILFGYEWELTTSPAGAKQWVAKDAEAIIPDAHDPAKKHKPTMLTTDLSLRFDPAYEKISRRFLANPDEFALAFAKAWYKLLHRDMGPVARFLGPWVPEAQLWQDPVPAVDHELVGDADVTALKAKVLDSGLSVDQLVSTAWASAASFRSTDKRGGANGARIRLEPQRNWEVNQPEQLATVLSTLEGIQQEFNAAGGAKISLADLIVLAGSAAVEKAARDAGVEVTVPFRPGRTDASQEQTDVESFAVMEPRADGFRNYLRPGEKTQPEVLLVDRAYMLSLSAPEMTVLVGGLRALGANVGGARHGVLTDRPGVLTNDFFTNLLSPGTRWKASADEHVYEIHDLATDEVKWTATAVDLIFGSNSQLRALSEVYASSDAREKFVTDFVAAWVKVMELDRFDLA, from the coding sequence ATGAGCGACATGCAGGACAACGCTCCCACCAGCGCCCAGGGTGTGGAAAAGATGTCGGCGGCCGGCTGCCCGGTCGCCCACGACTCGGTCACCTCGCACGGCAGCGAGAGCGAGAACCCGGCGATCGACTCGCCGACGCCGAAGACCGGCGGTCGGCCGCGGACCAACCGGGACTGGTGGCCCAACCAGCTCGACCTGTCGGTGCTGCACGCCCACTCCCCCAAGGGCAACCCGCTCGGCCCGGACTTCAGCTACGCCGCCGAGTTCACCAAGCTCGACGTCGAGGCCCTCAAGCGGGACATCGTCGAGGTGCTGACCACCTCGCAGGACTGGTGGCCGGCCGACTTCGGCCACTACGGCGGCCTGATGATCCGGCTGAGCTGGCACGCCGCCGGCACGTACCGGATCGAGGACGGCCGTGGCGGCGCCGGCGACGGTGGGCAGCGTTTCGCCCCGCTCAACAGCTGGCCGGACAACGCGAACCTGGACAAGGCCCGCCGACTGCTCTGGCCGGTCAAGGCCAAGTACGGCCAGAAGATCTCCTGGGCCGACCTGCTGGTGCTCGCCGGCAACGTGGCCCTGGAGTCGATGGGCTTCAAGACCTTCGGCTTCGGCTTCGGCCGGGAGGACGTGTGGGAGCCGGAGGAGATCTTCTGGGGTCCGGAGGACACCTGGCTCGGCGACGCCCGTTACCTCTCCGAGAAGGAGATGTCCACCGGGGTCGGTGCCACCGAGATGGGTCTGATCTACGTCAACCCGGAGGGTCCGCGCGGCAACGCCGACCCCCTCGCCGCAGCGCACTTCATCCGGGAGACGTTCGCCCGGATGGCGATGAACGACGAGGAGACCGTCGCGCTGATCGCCGGCGGCCACACCTTCGGCAAGACCCACGGTGCCGGCAACGCCGACCAGCACGTCGGCCCGGAGCCGGAGGGCGCACCGCTGGAGGCTCAGGGCCTGGGCTGGCTGAGCACGTACGGCAGCGGCAAGGGCGGTGACACGATCACCAGTGGTCTGGAGGTCACCTGGACCGACAAGCCGACGCAGTGGAGCAACCGCTTCTTCGAGATCCTCTTCGGGTACGAGTGGGAGCTGACCACCAGCCCGGCCGGCGCCAAGCAGTGGGTGGCCAAGGACGCCGAGGCGATCATTCCGGACGCGCACGACCCGGCGAAGAAGCACAAGCCGACGATGCTCACCACCGACCTGTCGCTGCGCTTCGACCCGGCGTACGAGAAGATCTCCCGCCGGTTCCTGGCCAACCCGGACGAGTTCGCGCTGGCCTTCGCCAAGGCCTGGTACAAGCTGCTGCACCGCGACATGGGTCCGGTCGCCCGCTTCCTCGGGCCGTGGGTTCCCGAGGCGCAGCTGTGGCAGGACCCGGTGCCGGCCGTCGACCACGAGCTGGTCGGCGACGCCGACGTCACCGCCCTCAAGGCGAAGGTCCTCGACTCCGGTCTCAGCGTCGACCAGCTGGTGAGCACCGCCTGGGCGTCGGCGGCGAGCTTCCGCTCCACCGACAAGCGTGGCGGCGCCAACGGTGCCCGCATTCGACTGGAGCCGCAGCGCAACTGGGAGGTCAACCAGCCGGAGCAGCTCGCCACGGTGCTGAGCACCCTGGAAGGCATCCAGCAGGAGTTCAACGCGGCCGGCGGGGCGAAGATCTCGCTTGCCGACCTGATCGTGCTGGCCGGTTCGGCCGCCGTGGAGAAGGCGGCCCGCGACGCCGGTGTCGAGGTGACCGTACCGTTCCGCCCGGGTCGCACCGACGCCAGCCAGGAGCAGACCGACGTCGAGTCGTTCGCGGTGATGGAGCCGCGCGCCGACGGGTTCCGCAACTACCTGCGTCCGGGTGAGAAGACCCAGCCGGAGGTGCTGCTGGTCGACCGGGCGTACATGCTCAGCCTGTCCGCGCCGGAGATGACCGTGCTCGTCGGCGGTCTGCGTGCGCTCGGGGCGAACGTCGGCGGTGCCCGCCACGGCGTGCTCACCGACCGGCCCGGCGTGCTCACCAACGACTTCTTCACCAACCTGCTCTCCCCGGGCACCCGGTGGAAGGCGTCGGCCGACGAGCACGTGTACGAGATCCACGACCTGGCCACCGACGAGGTGAAGTGGACCGCGACCGCGGTCGACCTGATCTTCGGCTCGAACTCGCAGCTGCGGGCCCTCTCCGAGGTGTACGCCAGCAGCGACGCCCGGGAGAAGTTCGTCACCGACTTCGTCGCCGCCTGGGTCAAGGTCATGGAGCTGGACCGCTTCGACCTGGCCTGA
- a CDS encoding Fur family transcriptional regulator gives MTSDLEAQLRAASLRVTRPRLAVLAALHDHPHVDTDTVIDLVHADHPTVSHQAVYDVLRVLTDAGLVRRIQPAGATARYERRVGDNHHHLVCRSCGAITDVDCAVGSAPCLTASDDHGFVVDEAEVVYWGTCPGCTTESAPSSSTNPEGNR, from the coding sequence GTGACATCCGACCTCGAGGCGCAGCTGAGGGCGGCCTCGTTGCGGGTGACCCGACCGAGGCTGGCGGTCCTCGCCGCGCTGCACGACCACCCGCACGTCGACACCGACACGGTGATCGACCTGGTGCACGCCGATCATCCGACCGTGTCCCACCAGGCGGTCTACGATGTGCTGCGGGTCCTCACCGACGCCGGTCTGGTACGCCGTATCCAGCCCGCCGGCGCGACCGCCCGCTACGAACGGCGGGTCGGGGACAACCACCACCACCTCGTCTGCCGCTCCTGCGGCGCGATCACCGACGTCGACTGCGCCGTCGGCTCCGCCCCCTGTCTCACCGCCTCCGACGACCACGGCTTCGTGGTCGACGAGGCGGAGGTCGTCTACTGGGGCACCTGCCCCGGTTGCACGACCGAAAGCGCTCCCTCGTCATCGACCAATCCGGAAGGGAACAGATGA
- a CDS encoding PIN domain-containing protein, whose product MLIVDTGVIVAAADRNDPHHESSAQLLETAAGPLVTSPMIVAEAAYLITRELGPTAEQSLYTAIIEGDLRVETLTRTDWIRIRELVDRYRDLPLGGTDASVIALAERFAVRQVATLDRRHFTVVRPAHTPVFTLLP is encoded by the coding sequence GTGCTCATCGTCGACACCGGCGTCATCGTCGCGGCCGCAGACCGCAACGACCCGCACCACGAGTCAAGTGCGCAACTCCTGGAGACCGCAGCGGGCCCGCTGGTCACCTCGCCGATGATCGTCGCCGAAGCCGCATATCTCATCACCCGCGAACTCGGCCCAACCGCTGAGCAGTCGCTCTACACAGCGATCATCGAGGGTGACCTTCGGGTTGAGACCCTGACGCGCACGGACTGGATACGGATCCGCGAACTGGTCGACCGATACCGCGATCTTCCACTCGGCGGCACCGACGCCAGCGTCATCGCGCTAGCCGAACGCTTCGCAGTCAGGCAGGTCGCGACCCTGGACCGTCGTCACTTCACCGTTGTCAGACCGGCCCACACCCCGGTGTTCACTCTACTGCCCTGA
- a CDS encoding ADP-ribosylglycohydrolase family protein — protein sequence MTMLDLCYDSLDGLSVGDALGAQFFVPGTSSAALPGGDPPAGPWPWTDDTEMACSIVAELRERDGIDQDRLAARFAGHFEAYRGYGAGAVVLLRQIRQGVAWRDAAGAAFDGQGSMGNGAAMRVAPLGAFHAGDNRTAALQAWRSAEVTHAHPEAILGAVAVAVAAAEAGWSRLTRSRPEPAELLDVVLGHLIDGRLMSGIVRARQLLGVGVAEAAYELGNGSQVLAFDTVPFALWVAATRLDDYPAAIHACVEAGGDVDTTAAIVGGVVAAYTCSGPGGIPARWLARREPLPDRVRR from the coding sequence ATGACGATGCTCGACCTCTGCTATGACAGTCTTGACGGCCTTTCCGTCGGTGACGCCCTCGGCGCGCAGTTCTTCGTCCCCGGCACCAGCTCCGCCGCGCTACCTGGTGGTGACCCACCGGCCGGGCCGTGGCCGTGGACCGACGACACCGAGATGGCCTGCTCGATCGTCGCCGAGCTGCGCGAGCGCGACGGTATCGACCAGGACCGCCTGGCGGCCCGGTTCGCGGGGCACTTCGAGGCGTACCGTGGCTACGGTGCCGGCGCGGTGGTCCTGCTACGCCAGATCCGGCAGGGCGTCGCCTGGCGGGACGCGGCAGGTGCGGCGTTCGACGGCCAGGGGTCGATGGGCAACGGTGCGGCGATGCGGGTCGCCCCACTCGGCGCCTTCCACGCGGGCGACAACCGTACCGCCGCTCTGCAGGCCTGGCGGTCGGCGGAGGTCACCCACGCCCACCCCGAGGCGATCCTGGGTGCGGTCGCGGTCGCCGTCGCGGCGGCGGAAGCCGGCTGGTCCCGGCTGACCCGGTCCCGGCCCGAGCCGGCCGAGCTGCTCGACGTGGTGCTGGGCCATCTAATCGACGGCCGGCTGATGTCCGGCATCGTCCGGGCCAGGCAGCTGCTGGGGGTCGGCGTCGCCGAGGCGGCGTACGAGTTGGGCAACGGCTCGCAGGTGCTGGCCTTCGACACCGTCCCGTTCGCACTGTGGGTCGCCGCGACCCGGCTCGACGACTACCCGGCGGCGATCCACGCCTGTGTCGAGGCCGGCGGCGACGTCGACACGACCGCGGCGATCGTCGGCGGCGTCGTGGCCGCGTACACCTGCTCCGGACCGGGCGGGATCCCGGCGCGGTGGCTGGCCCGCCGCGAGCCACTCCCCGACCGCGTACGCCGGTGA